Proteins from a single region of Callithrix jacchus isolate 240 chromosome 12, calJac240_pri, whole genome shotgun sequence:
- the CSTF2T gene encoding cleavage stimulation factor subunit 2 tau variant, translating to MSSLAVRDPAMDRSLRSVFVGNIPYEATEEQLKDIFSEVGSVVSFRLVYDRETGKPKGYGFCEYQDQETALSAMRNLNGREFSGRALRVDNAASEKNKEELKSLGPAAPIIDSPYGDPIDPEDAPESITRAVASLPPEQMFELMKQMKLCVQNSHQEARNMLLQNPQLAYALLQAQVVMRIMDPEIALKILHRKIHVTPLIPGKSQAVSVSGSGPGPGPGPGLCPGPNVLLNQQNPPAPQPQHLARRPVKDIPPLMQTPIQGGIPAPGPIPAAVPGPGPGSLTPGGAMQPQVGMPGVGPVPLERGQVQMSDPRAPIPRGPMTPGGLPPRGLLGDAPNDPRGGTLLSVTGEVEPRGYLGPPHQGPPMHHVSGHDTRGPSSHEMRGAPLGDPRLLIGEPRGPMIDQRGLPMDGRGNRDSRAMETRAMETEVLETRVMERRGMETCAMETRGMEARGMDARGLEMRGPVPSSRGPMTAGIQGPGPINIGAGGPQGPRQVPGISGVANPGAGIQGTGMQGAGIQAGGMQGAGIQGVGIQGAGIQGASKQGGSQPSSFSPGQSQVTPQDQEKAALIMQVLQLTADQIAMLPPEQRQSILILKEQIQKSTGAS from the coding sequence ATGTCGAGTTTGGCGGTGAGAGACCCGGCAATGGATCGATCACTGCGTTCAGTGTTCGTGGGAAACATTCCGTATGAGGCAACTGAGGAGCAGTTAAAGGACATTTTCTCGGAGGTTGGTTCTGTTGTCAGTTTCCGGCTGGTATACGATAGAGAGACGGGAAAACCCAAGGGCTATGGCTTCTGCGAATACCAAGACCAGGAGACCGCGCTTAGTGCCATGCGGAACCTCAATGGGCGGGAGTTCAGTGGGAGAGCGCTTCGGGTGGACAATGCTGCCAGTGAAAAGAATAAGGAGGAGTTAAAGAGCCTCGGGCCTGCAGCGCCCATTATTGACTCACCCTATGGGGATCCCATCGATCCAGAAGATGCCCCTGAATCGATTACCAGAGCAGTAGCCAGTCTCCCCCCAGAGCAAATGTTTGAGCTCATGAAGCAGATGAAGCTCTGTGTCCAAAACAGCCACCAGGAGGCTCGAAACATGTTACTTCAAAATCCGCAACTGGCTTATGCCCTGTTGCAGGCACAGGTAGTGATGAGAATCATGGATCCAGAGATTGCTCTGAAAATTCTGCATCGGAAGATACATGTCACACCACTGATCCCGGGCAAATCTCAGGCTGTGTCTGTCTCTGGCTCTGGCCCTggtcctggccctggccctgggctctgcccaggTCCTAATGTTCTGCTGAACCAGCAGAATCCTCCAGCCCCTCAGCCTCAGCATTTGGCTAGAAGACCTGTGAAGGACATTCCTCCTCTGATGCAGACTCCTATCCAGGGTGGAATTCCAGCTCCGGGGCCAATACCAGCTGCAGTTCCCGGACCTGGTCCTGGTTCCTTAACTCCTGGAGGAGCAATGCAGCCCCAAGTTGGAATGCCAGGGGTTGGCCCAGTGCCTTTAGAGCGAGGACAAGTGCAGATGTCAGATCCTAGAGCTCCTATACCTCGTGGACCCATGACTCCTGGTGGCCTGCCTCCTCGAGGACTGTTAGGAGATGCTCCAAATGACCCACGTGGAGGGACTTTGCTTTCAGTCACTGGAGAAGTGGAGCCCAGAGGTTATCTGGGCCCACCCCATCAGGGTCCCCCCATGCATCATGTTTCTGGTCATGACACCCGTGGCCCTTCCTCCCATGAGATGAGGGGAGCGCCATTGGGAGATCCCAGACTGCTAATTGGAGAGCCCAGAGGCCCCATGATAGATCAAAGGGGTCTACCCATGGATGGCAGAGGTAATAGAGACTCTCGAGCGATGGAGACTCGCGCCATGGAAACTGAGGTCTTAGAGACGCGTGTGATGGAGAGGAGAGGAATGGAGACCTGTGCGATGGAAACCAGAGGGATGGAAGCAAGAGGCATGGATGCAAGAGGATTGGAGATGAGGGGCCCTGTCCCCAGTTCAAGAGGCCCTATGACTGCTGGAATTCAGGGTCCTGGTCCCATTAATATAGGGGCAGGTGGCCCTCAGGGACCCAGACAGGTCCCAGGCATTTCAGGGGTGGCAAATCCTGGAGCTGGTATTCAGGGAACAGGCATGCAGGGAGCAGGCATACAAGCAGGAGGGATGCAGGGGGCAGGCATACAAGGAGTGGGAATACAAGGAGCAGGCATACAGGGGGCAAGCAAGCAAGGTGGAAGCCAGCCTAGCAGTTTTAGCCCTGGGCAGAGCCAGGTCACTCCACAGGATCAGGAAAAGGCAGCTTTGATCATGCAGGTTCTTCAATTGACTGCAGATCAGATTGCCATGCTGCCCCCTGAGCAAAGGCAGAGTATCTTGATTTTAAAGGAGCAAATCCAGAAATCTACTGGAGCTTCTTGA